A region of Phaeodactylum tricornutum CCAP 1055/1 chromosome 14, whole genome shotgun sequence DNA encodes the following proteins:
- a CDS encoding predicted protein, producing the protein MSGVMEAGQKCVSGVCCDCWTNGCGCNGAFGAIADGLEAVNPAMEYCADCIWLMGSPLAFPLVFCFPAGPETDPPGGGWQISMLSAPLKRPLKCLLYTACTPCGQWHMRRKALKGDMTKYKLWQGMHDGPQCCARRCPGAPITIEAGTYGEQDCPNLFLCAEVTCLAGIWSTCCAFQVTRRLIKDEYNLGTDPTEHRVNSCIRFFSRLAAQLCGCAICLRCSSCLVGCCAPDSEGAQECSGEAGRASRACFQCVRICWRGIWSVKILAMGCMSAQQDYELVYDQPLTVKPVVVSNKMERGQDEQMERGAVSGEEDDSWWKKPPPAQGPSRN; encoded by the coding sequence ATGAGTGGGGTAATGGAAGCCGGTCAAAAGTGCGTGAGCGGCGTCTGCTGCGATTGCTGGACCAACGGATGTGGTTGCAATGGTGCCTTCGGGGCGATTGCCGATGGCCTGGAAGCCGTAAATCCAGCTATGGAGTACTGCGCCGACTGTATTTGGCTCATGGGTTCGCCGCTGGCATTTCCACTCGTGTTCTGCTTTCCTGCCGGACCGGAAACGGATCCCCCTGGTGGTGGTTGGCAAATTTCCATGCTGTCCGCTCCGCTGAAACGACCGCTGAAGTGCTTGCTGTATACGGCATGTACACCGTGTGGGCAATGGCACATGCGTCGGAAAGCTTTGAAGGGAGACATGACCAAGTACAAGTTGTGGCAAGGGATGCACGATGGTCCACAGTGCTGTGCTCGGCGTTGTCCGGGAGCGCCGATCACGATTGAAGCCGGCACGTACGGTGAACAGGACTGCCCTAATCTCTTTCTCTGTGCTGAAGTTACATGTCTCGCTGGAATTTGGTCAACCTGCTGCGCCTTTCAAGTGACTCGCCGATTGATTAAGGACGAATACAATCTGGGAACAGATCCAACCGAGCATCGGGTCAATTCGTGTATCAGATTCTTTTCGCGATTGGCCGCACAGTTGTGTGGTTGCGCCATTTGTTTACGCTGTTCATCTTGCCTCGTTGGTTGCTGTGCCCCGGATTCTGAAGGAGCGCAGGAATGCAGTGGCGAGGCTGGACGGGCTAGTCGCGCATGCTTTCAGTGTGTACGAATTTGCTGGCGTGGGATTTGGTCAGTTAAGATTCTCGCGATGGGGTGCATGTCGGCTCAGCAGGACTATGAGCTCGTGTATGACCaaccactcactgtcaaaccGGTGGTAGTATCCAATAAAATGGAACGTGGTCAAGATGAGCAAATGGAGAGAGGAGCAGTAAGTGGGGAAGAGGACGACTCGTGGTGGAAGAAGCCACCACCAGCTCAGGGACCTTCAAGAAACTAA
- a CDS encoding predicted protein, with product MDTSSFSDPLDDDSISVDYSSTGTNTESDRHAKSDERDETKEVQRLASSETAHIRFWRLVVVALLLISGTVLSTFTYIFLKGQEKDDYGDAYYLFVNSVRDITQFRVVNMFDAIQGLGETLTAHAVNRNLTFPFVTLPMFEVAGQHARTQSRNELLSFAPFVGGDEKEAWERYALENQGWIEQGREIRLESDQNAQVTSFVEGSIPTNIVEFTASGDVGLAPPGRDSYSPVWQMSPVPFSTVSLNFNLQTFAPAKLVMDAVEILKAFVDFFVIVSHLPTRTRAIDSVLSVVANNSQNSRLVLTEKDHTAFHEQFVTSKGDGSLQVQPHASMFTPVYEELGNRDSKIVGVISSVIAFDAFMADLLPDKVRGIYSVMKNTCGQQFSYELTGNRAIYLGNGDQHETAFNKYEVVIPFDAYRDPDLAAITEKHCRYSLHMYPSQQFAQGYESNLPIVFTSLVAATFFLMALTFLVYDRFVYRRNIKVVDAAARSNAIVSSLFPSNVRERLFEDAKARSDVNQAAHSRLKTFLHGGDIPETAISDANEINGNFFKSKPIAELFPQTTIMFGDISGFTAWSSSREPTQVFQLLETLYHSFDEIAKKRRVFKVETVGDCYVAVAGLPDPRKDHAVVMARFAKDCMHRMHSMTRKLEVSLGPDTTDLSLRIGLHSGPVTAGVLRGERSRFQLFGDTMNTAARMESNGIRGRIQISQETADLIVAAGKAHWFVAREDTIVAKGKGELKTFWLALGDGGKTKSTTDTTHSSDDVSSPNHNSSMILDGLMVTSAESDQQVNTLMSNKTSRLIDWNVDVLSRLIKQIIAQRKASSSPTKDSTKKHFCPGDNRGAATTVLDEVTEILALPEFDAEAARRQQDPQNIELNANITTQLQQYVSNVSAMYQNNPFHNFEHASHVTMSVVKLLSRIVAPVDVVVSDGKNQKRSIASKLHDHTYGITSDPLTQFACVFSALIHDVDHSGVPNVQLVKEHSKIAKFYQGRSVAEQNSVDLAWELLLDESFDDLRAAIFATDGEKARFRQLVVNSVMATDIMDPDFKAIRNARWEKAFTKCPNLEEDAKQATNRKATIVIEHMIQASDVAHTMQHWHIYRKWNERLFMEMYQAFKSGRAEKSPETFWYKGELGFFDFYIIPLAMKLKDCGVFGVSSDEYLNYATRNRKEWEDRGQEVVREMMEKIGFGSMDSETMK from the exons ATGGACACCAGTAGCTTTAGTGACCCcctcgacgacgattcgaTTTCTGTAGACTACTCTTCGACAGGAACTAACACCGAAAGCGACCGTCATGCCAAGTCTGACGAACGCGACGAAACCAAGGAAGTGCAAAGGTTGGCTTCTTCAGAGACGGCTCATATTCGTTTCTGGCGACTTGTGGTTGTGGCTCTACTGCTCATATCAGGAACAGTGCTTTCTACGTTCACATACATTTTCTTAAAGGGTCAAGAGAAAGACGATTATGGAGATGCG TACTACCTCTTTGTGAACTCTGTTCGTGACATCACCCAATTTCGAGTAGTAAATATGTTTGATGCTATCCAAGGATTAGGAGAAACACTCACAGCGCATGCCGTCAATCGGAACTTGACATTTCCGTTTGTCACTTTACCCATGTTCGAAGTCGCCGGACAACACGCGCGAACTCAGTCGCGGAATGAGCTTCTTTCCTTTGCGCCTTTTGTCGGgggagacgaaaaagaagcatGGGAGCGATATGCATTGGAGAACCAGGGATGGATTGAACAGGGCCGTGAGATTAGGCTGGAGAGCGATCAAAATGCTCAGGTAACGTCGTTCGTTGAAGGGTCTATTCCTACCAATATAGTCGAGTTTACAGCATCTGGAGACGTAGGGCTAGCTCCTCCAGGACGTGATTCCTATTCGCCCGTTTGGCAGATGTCTCCTGTCCCATTCTCAACCGTGTCCTTGAATTTTAACCTACAAACATTTGCTCCCGCCAAGCTCGTGATGGACGCTGTGGAAATCTTGAAAG CTTTCGTCGATTTTTTTGTGATCGTCTCACACCTCCCCACCCGAACCCGCGCCATAGATTCTGTTCTAAGCGTGGTAGCGAACAATTCACAAAACTCGAGATTGGTGTTGACCGAAAAGGACCACACTGCTTTCCACGAACAGTTTGTTACTAGTAAAGGCGATGGCAGCCTTCAAGTACAACCCCACGCATCCATGTTCACTCCAGTATACGAGGAACTAGGGAACCGTGATTCAAAAATTGTTGGGGTCATTTCCAGCGTAATCGCTTTTGATGCATTCATGGCTGACCTGCTACCCGATAAAGTGAGGGGTATATACTCAGTCATGAAAAATACATGTGGACAACA ATTCTCGTACGAGCTGACGGGTAATCGCGCAATATATCTTGGCAATGGTGATCAGCATGAAACCGCCTTCAACAAATACGAAGTTGTGATTCCCTTCGATGCCTATCGCGATCCCGATCTTGCCGCCATCACGGAGAAGCATTGTCGGTATTCCCTACACATGTATCCCAGCCAGCAATTCGCTCAGGGATACGAGTCCAACCTTCCCATTGTTTTCACGTCGCTCGTAGCAGCCACCTTTTTTCTTATGGCCTTGACATTTCTGGTTTACGACCGCTTTGTCTACCGCCGGAACATCAAAGTGGTAGATGCTGCTGCTCGATCTAATGCCATAGTGTCATCATTATTTCCCTCCAACGTCCGTGAGCGTTTGTTCGAAGACGCAAAGGCAAGAAGCGATGTCAACCAGGCTGCTCACTCACGTCTCAAAACATTTCTGCACGGCGGCGACATTCCTGAAACCGCCATTAGTGATGCGAACGAGATTAACGGGAATTTTTTCAAGAGCAAGCCTATTGCGGAGCTCTTCCCGCAAACAACTATCATGTTTGGTGACATCAGTGGTTTCACGGCATGGAGCTCCTCGCGAGAGCCCACACAGGTTTTCCAGCTCCTCGAGACTTTGTACCACTCCTTTGACGAGATTGCCAAGAAACGCCGCGTCTTCAAGGTAGAGACGGTCGGCGACTGCTATGTTGCGGTTGCTGGACTACCTGACCCCCGCAAAGACCATGCAGTAGTAATGGCGCGCTTTGCCAAAGACTGCATGCACCGAATGCACTCAATGACGAGAAAGCTGGAAGTCTCTCTGGGCCCAGACACGACAGATTTGTCTCTTCGCATCGGATTGCACAGTGGACCCGTGACTGCCGGCGTGTTACGAGGGGAGCGGTCCCGCTTCCAGCTCTTTGGGGACACTATGAATACGGCCGCAAGAATGGAAAGCAATGGCATTCGCGGTCGCATTCAAATCTCACAAGAGACGGCCGATCTAATCGTAGCTGCTGGTAAGGCGCATTGGTTCGTTGCGCGCGAGGATACAATCGTAGCTAAAGGTAAAGGTGAGCTCAAGACGTTTTGGCTTGCACTCGGAGATGGGGGAAAGACAAAATCGACGACAGATACAACGCACAGCAGTGATGATGTTTCCTCGCCCAATCACAATAGTTCCATGATTCTGGATGGGCTGATGGTGACGAGCGCCGAAAGCGATCAGCAAGTCAACACCCTCATGTCCAACAAGACTTCGCGTCTGATCGACTGGAATGTGGATGTCCTGTCACGGTTGATCAAGCAAATAATTGCGCAACGCAAGGCTTCCAGCTCGCCGACGAAGGACTCGACCAAAAAGCACTTCTGTCCCGGCGACAACAGAGGAGCCGCGACCACGGTGCTGGACGAAGTGACAGAGATTTTGGCCCTTCCAGAGTTCGACGCGGAGGCTGCCAGGCGTCAGCAGGATCCACAGAATATTGAGCTGAACGCGAACATTACCACGCAACTCCAGCAGTATGTGTCCAACGTTTCTGCCATGTACCAAAACAACCCCTTTCATAACTTTGAGCACGCATCGCACGTGACAATGTCGGTAGTGAAGCTACTGTCCCGAATTGTGGCACCAGTGGACGTGGTTGTGTCGGACGGGAAGAACCAAAAGCGCTCCATCGCTTCCAAGCTGCATGACCATACGTATGGCATCACATCGGATCCATTGACCCAGTTTGCGTGCGTCTTTTCGGCACTCATCCACGACGTCGACCACAGTGGAGTTCCCAATGTGCAGCTGGTAAAAGAGCACAGCAAAATCGCCAAATTCTATCAGGGGAGGAGTGTCGCCGAGCAGAATTCTGTAGATCTGGCCTGGGAACTACTACTGGACGAGAGTTTTGATGACCTGCGAGCCGCTATCTTCGCCACCGACGGGGAAAAAGCCCGGTTCCGACAGCTGGTGGTCAACTCCGTCATGGCTACTGACATCATGGACCCGGATTTCAAGGCCATCCGAAACGCTCGCTGGGAGAAGGCCTTTACAAAGTGTCCCAACCTGGAGGAAGATGCGAAACAAGCGACGAACCGCAAGGCGACGATTGTGATCGAGCACATGATTCAGGCCTCCGATGTCGCGCACACGATGCAGCACTGGCACATTTACCGCAAATGGAACGAGCGTCTTTTCATGGAGATGTACCAGGCCTTTAAAAGCGGTCGAGCTGAAAAGAGCCCAGAAACGTTTTGGTACAAAGGCGAGCTCGGATTTTTCGATTTCTATATCATTCCGCTGGCTATGAAGTTGAAGGATTGCGGTGTGTTCGGAGTGTCGAGTGACGAGTACCTGAATTACGCTACGCGCAACCGCAAGGAATGGGAAGATCGCGGTCAGGAAGTGGTTCGtgaaatgatggaaaaaaTCGGATTTGGTTCAATGGATTCTGAAACTATGAAATGA
- a CDS encoding predicted protein, whose amino-acid sequence MIFHRFTTTMMMTLPFRVISVLITWPTTVGAFQIYSRQSARVLSIASGTSPELSAIARSTARTFDPRRSFPSSRTAISSTTALLLSEGEQNGSEPVTASSAVPRRKRRVTRRKDATEEEESTDAMNFATNGSTSVPRSSVSERRPELRPRQDSAVAVKVTDIRELTGQKKPAAMSSPASSRSSSVSGTAPTAPFPSVANDNSRDDDRESNTMDSLERLLADAKQMEALEAKQAESAAEGGKGPTSNLVATVRSAISTIVTVDFFFVCFLLLWFLTGIFGSYILKNDTIQIAFNSNFQQIAQPALGILMIGSVAGAFFNEDEDT is encoded by the coding sequence ATGATTTTTCACCGTTTTacaacgacgatgatgatgaccTTGCCGTTCCGCGTGATAAGCGTCTTGATCACTTGGCCGACTACGGTTGGGGCGTTCCAAATTTACTCACGTCAGAGCGCTAGAGTCTTATCGATTGCGTCCGGCACATCGCCGGAGCTATCCGCAATTGCTCGTTCCACAGCCCGCACATTCGACCCTCGTCGGTCCTTTCCCTCTAGTAGGACCGCAATTTCCTCCACGACCGCATTACTTCTCAGCGAGGGAGAACAGAATGGTTCGGAACCCGTCacggcttcttccgcagTTCCCAGACGCAAGCGACGGGTTACGCGACGAAAGGATGCGACGGAGGAAGAGGAGTCGACCGACGCGATGAACTTTGCGACAAACGGTAGCACATCGGTTCCTCGCTCTAGCGTCTCCGAGCGAAGGCCTGAACTTCGACCGCGACAAGACTCGGCTGTTGCGGTCAAGGTGACTGATATTCGCGAGTTGACGGGTCAGAAGAAACCCGCAGCCATGTCTTCCCCTGCGTCGTCCAGAAGTAGTTCGGTATCCGGTACAGCGCCGACTGCCCCGTTTCCCAGTGTGGCGAACGACAATTCTAGAGACGACGATCGTGAATCGAACACGATGGATTCCTTGGAACGCCTTTTGGCCGACGCCAAGCAAATGGAAGCCCTGGAAGCAAAACAAGCAGAATCGGCGGCCGAAGGTGGCAAGGGGCCAACGTCCAACCTCGTGGCCACCGTCCGCAGTGCCATTTCAACTATCGTCACAGtggactttttctttgtctgCTTTTTGCTGCTGTGGTTCCTGACGGGTATTTTTGGATCCTACATTCTCAAAAATGATACTATCCAGATTGCCTTTAACAGTAACTTTCAACAAATTGCGCAGCCTGCTTTGGGGATTCTCATGATTGGGTCAGTCGCCGGAGCGTTCTTtaacgaagacgaagacacTTAG